A genomic region of Cloacibacillus sp. contains the following coding sequences:
- a CDS encoding AMP-binding protein, with protein MRLSSRLDIIIRDNLNRLPAEPFIWWQKTWWSRGAFLELIEECEERLRASNFKKGQRLALLMPNSPVLLATVISVWRLGGAVVLIDFRSGYVPLIRQLRHADVFAALTYRGCEDLVPLISEDGIPCSVISLDTLDENIPGRPCAEEGEETAVIFYTSGTTGEPKAVPLTHDNLLDCIEGCVEHIDMLNEDDVFLNALPNSNVFGFLCGALLPLVKATRQAILTSFMPVESSMDAIKNAEVTIVTAVPTMIALMIGAVSRGAAVSSSMRCILSGGDRLPADISKRAARLLGIPVLQGYGLTEASSVVALPPSINAVKPGSVGTLLSCVEAEIRSDEGEVLPQGREGRLWIRGSSVAKCYFRNPELTAERFEEGWFDTCDIARFDEEGYLYLVGRVCDVIFVGGFKVYAREVEKTLNEHPLVHEAAVIGVPRSISGEIVKAFVVLKKGERVSAKELIEYCKKKLSYYKVPRIIEFVTEMPRSAIGEIVKRKLSKD; from the coding sequence ATGCGGTTGAGTTCCAGACTGGATATCATTATCAGAGATAATCTGAACAGGCTCCCCGCGGAGCCTTTTATATGGTGGCAGAAGACCTGGTGGTCGCGCGGCGCCTTTCTTGAGCTGATCGAGGAGTGCGAGGAGCGGCTGCGCGCCAGTAATTTTAAAAAGGGGCAGCGCTTGGCGCTGCTGATGCCTAACAGCCCCGTGCTGCTTGCGACGGTGATCTCGGTCTGGCGTCTTGGCGGGGCGGTGGTGCTGATCGATTTCCGCTCCGGCTATGTGCCGCTCATCAGGCAGCTGCGCCACGCGGACGTCTTCGCGGCGCTGACTTACCGTGGCTGCGAGGATCTTGTCCCGCTGATTTCCGAGGATGGTATTCCCTGCTCGGTGATAAGCCTGGATACTCTCGATGAAAATATCCCCGGACGCCCCTGCGCGGAGGAGGGAGAGGAGACCGCGGTCATCTTCTACACCTCCGGTACTACGGGCGAACCGAAGGCCGTGCCGCTGACGCACGACAATCTGCTGGACTGCATAGAGGGCTGTGTTGAACATATCGATATGCTCAACGAGGATGACGTTTTTCTGAACGCCCTGCCCAATTCAAATGTATTCGGATTTTTATGCGGCGCGCTGCTTCCGCTTGTGAAGGCGACTCGCCAGGCGATATTGACCTCCTTCATGCCCGTGGAGTCCTCGATGGACGCCATTAAAAACGCTGAGGTGACGATCGTCACGGCGGTGCCGACGATGATCGCGCTGATGATCGGCGCCGTCTCACGCGGCGCGGCGGTCTCCTCTTCGATGCGCTGTATCCTCTCCGGCGGCGACCGGCTGCCGGCCGATATATCCAAGCGCGCCGCGAGGCTGCTCGGCATTCCGGTACTGCAGGGCTATGGTCTGACTGAGGCCTCTTCGGTGGTGGCGCTGCCGCCCTCGATCAACGCGGTGAAGCCCGGCAGCGTTGGTACTCTGCTCTCCTGTGTCGAAGCGGAGATCCGCAGCGACGAGGGCGAAGTTCTTCCGCAGGGACGTGAGGGCCGTCTATGGATAAGGGGCAGCTCGGTCGCTAAGTGTTATTTCCGCAATCCTGAGCTGACGGCGGAGCGTTTTGAAGAGGGCTGGTTCGATACCTGCGATATCGCGAGGTTTGACGAGGAGGGCTATCTCTATCTCGTCGGACGCGTCTGCGACGTCATTTTTGTCGGAGGCTTCAAGGTCTACGCGCGCGAGGTGGAGAAGACTCTCAACGAACATCCGCTGGTGCATGAGGCCGCCGTCATCGGTGTCCCCCGTTCGATAAGCGGCGAGATCGTCAAGGCCTTTGTCGTGCTCAAGAAGGGGGAGCGGGTCTCCGCGAAGGAGCTTATCGAGTACTGCAAGAAGAAGCTCTCCTATTACAAGGTCCCGAGGATCATTGAATTTGTCACCGAAATGCCGCGTTCGGCTATCGGAGAGATCGTGAAAAGGAAACTTTCAAAGGATTAA